One stretch of Flavobacterium sp. 9 DNA includes these proteins:
- a CDS encoding glycoside hydrolase family 32 protein, with product MKSKKHLPLAFYSALIISIGGCKPYSAVAQTTVVSSSVAAEEQMYRPNFHFTPKKGWMNDPNGMFYADGKYHLFYQHYPNGNKWGPMHWGHAVSKDLIKWEELPIAIYPDKDKYIFSGSAVVDLNNTSGLGIGGKAPIVAIYTLHDMIKEKENKIDVEQQDIAYSNDNGITWQKFEEGNPVVKNPGIRDFRDPKVTWDQTHNQWIMVLAAQDRSHFYKSKDLKNWEYLSDFGKNIGAHGGVWECPDFFEIKVQGSNETKWVLIQSLNPGGANGGSGTQYFIGDFDGTKFTLDSNFANRVGKEKAVWIDYGKDNYAGVTWNNVPNADGRRLFIGWMSNWDYAQDVPTNAWRSATTIAREIQLIKKGNDYSLVSNPVKEINKYVSKAIKAKNLKRKGKLSIAEAGKIDLTQAIIDFNLKNLKQDTYTFTLSNDKGESLAFGINNSEHYLFVDRSKSGKNDFSEKFASTITEASLDGNQKEGVFKIILDKTSIEIFYNNGEKVITEIFFSSQPFTSLSVSSNQGIELSNLVINQLNIN from the coding sequence ATGAAATCAAAGAAACATCTACCGCTGGCATTTTATAGTGCTTTAATTATATCAATCGGAGGTTGTAAACCATATTCGGCTGTTGCACAAACAACTGTGGTTTCATCATCGGTTGCTGCTGAAGAACAAATGTATCGTCCTAATTTTCACTTTACACCAAAAAAAGGCTGGATGAATGACCCGAACGGGATGTTTTATGCAGACGGAAAATATCATTTATTCTATCAGCATTATCCTAATGGAAATAAATGGGGACCAATGCATTGGGGACATGCAGTAAGCAAAGATTTAATTAAATGGGAAGAGTTGCCAATTGCGATTTATCCGGATAAGGATAAATATATTTTCTCAGGAAGCGCTGTTGTAGATCTAAACAATACATCTGGTTTAGGTATTGGAGGAAAAGCTCCAATTGTAGCGATTTATACGCTGCATGATATGATAAAAGAAAAAGAAAACAAAATTGACGTTGAGCAGCAGGATATTGCGTATTCGAATGATAATGGTATTACATGGCAGAAATTTGAGGAAGGAAATCCTGTCGTGAAAAACCCTGGAATTCGTGATTTTCGCGATCCAAAAGTTACTTGGGATCAAACGCATAACCAATGGATAATGGTTTTGGCTGCACAAGATCGTTCTCATTTTTATAAATCTAAAGATCTTAAAAACTGGGAGTATTTATCTGATTTTGGAAAAAATATTGGAGCTCACGGAGGTGTTTGGGAATGTCCTGATTTCTTTGAGATAAAAGTTCAGGGAAGCAATGAGACCAAATGGGTTTTAATTCAGAGTTTAAATCCGGGTGGAGCAAATGGAGGTTCAGGAACACAGTATTTTATTGGAGATTTTGATGGAACGAAATTCACCTTAGACTCAAATTTTGCCAACAGAGTTGGGAAAGAAAAAGCTGTTTGGATAGATTATGGAAAAGACAATTATGCTGGTGTAACCTGGAATAATGTTCCAAATGCTGATGGACGACGATTGTTTATTGGCTGGATGTCTAATTGGGATTATGCACAAGATGTACCAACAAATGCATGGAGAAGTGCTACGACAATTGCTCGCGAAATTCAGTTAATCAAAAAAGGAAATGACTATAGTTTAGTTAGTAATCCGGTAAAAGAAATCAATAAATATGTTTCTAAAGCAATCAAAGCTAAAAACTTAAAAAGAAAAGGTAAACTATCGATTGCGGAAGCTGGAAAAATTGATTTGACTCAGGCGATTATTGATTTTAATCTGAAAAACTTAAAACAGGATACTTACACTTTTACACTTTCAAATGATAAAGGTGAGTCTTTGGCTTTTGGAATAAATAATTCAGAACATTATTTATTTGTGGATCGTTCGAAATCCGGAAAAAATGATTTCTCTGAAAAATTTGCTTCCACAATCACCGAAGCGTCTTTAGATGGAAATCAAAAAGAAGGTGTTTTTAAAATCATTTTAGACAAAACATCTATTGAAATATTTTACAATAATGGCGAAAAAGTTATAACAGAAATCTTTTTCTCAAGCCAGCCCTTTACATCTCTTTCCGTTTCTTCAAACCAAGGAATAGAATTGAGTAATCTCGTAATTAACCAATTAAATATAAACTAG
- a CDS encoding TonB-dependent receptor, protein MKSKIIYFLFFFFPMLIMTAQESGIKGTVISSDDGMPLPGATVLISGTNTSTVTDFDGNFSFQNVNSDAVIVVSFIGYASQSISVKGQKTLSVTLKVDNNQLNEVVVTGYSKQKKTDITGAVAVVNMKEVMKQPEPNPIKALQGRVAGVKISSDGSPSGGNTKVVIRGVGTLNNTDPLYVIDGMPTKSGMHELNPNDIETIQVLKDASSASIYGSRASNGVIIITTKKGKEGKMRINFSTYTSISDYSRKQEVLNANQFGQALWQANINDGLNPNNNNLRYQFDWSVNNNKPQLNKVLVPEYLDANQTLKASNTDWYDAISQTGVANSYDLSLSNASDKGSYVFSLGYYGNEGVVKTTDFERISARMNGSYKYFDGKLVIGENFSFNRTNEITDPGVLDPALRALPIIPVHTVDGKGWGGPVGGMNDRQNPVRLLEYNKDNKYDYLRLFGNMYADWEVIKNLHIKSSFGIDYGFYKKRTLQRSYKSGYLQNDQTSVTIDQSVSDKWTWTNTAIYSLNFGKSNLNLMAGTEMYKDIYDTTTLRKNDFLIETPDYMYPDAGTGESFTSGTSTTYSLLSYFGKADYEFGNRYLLSATIRRDGSSRFGKNNQFGTFPAVSAGWRISNENFIKNNAPVFSDLKLRAGWGQTGNQEISNTAVYSLYLASYAGGSPTWATSYGTAYDIAGNGNGLLPSGFIATQSGNDDLKWETTTQTNIGLDFGLFKQKLSGSVDYYIKKTDDILVLPPYLGVIGEGGNRWVNGASMQNEGWEFTLGYHDETSFGLKYDISANVSSNKNKITKLPDEVKNNYGGDGLNDNILGRPINSMYGYVTDGLFKSQNEVDNSAIQEGKGLGRIRYKDLNGDGSITDKDRTWIGNPNPGLLYGINLGLGYKNWDFTTFWEGASNVDVINNTKYQTDFWSVDDVGSNKGTRLLNAWSLDNPNLTIPALTTVDRNAESRFSTYYVENGSYLKLRVLQFGYSLPKDLLKRINFDSFRFYISGQNLLIIDAKSFTGVDPENAGFGYPQPTTFTAGLNFTL, encoded by the coding sequence ATGAAAAGTAAGATTATTTATTTTCTTTTTTTCTTCTTTCCAATGCTGATTATGACAGCGCAGGAAAGCGGAATAAAAGGAACGGTAATTTCGTCAGACGACGGAATGCCGCTTCCGGGAGCAACAGTGCTTATTTCCGGAACGAATACCAGTACGGTAACAGATTTTGATGGAAATTTTTCTTTCCAGAACGTAAATTCAGACGCGGTAATTGTTGTTTCTTTTATTGGATATGCATCACAATCCATTTCAGTTAAAGGACAAAAAACATTAAGTGTAACTTTAAAAGTAGATAATAATCAGCTAAATGAAGTTGTTGTAACAGGATATTCAAAACAAAAGAAAACGGATATCACGGGAGCAGTTGCGGTAGTAAACATGAAGGAAGTCATGAAACAACCGGAACCAAATCCTATTAAAGCGCTTCAGGGAAGAGTTGCCGGAGTGAAAATTTCGTCTGACGGATCTCCCAGCGGAGGAAACACAAAAGTTGTGATTCGCGGAGTAGGAACTTTAAACAACACAGATCCTCTTTATGTTATTGACGGAATGCCAACTAAATCAGGAATGCACGAATTAAACCCAAATGATATTGAAACAATTCAGGTTTTAAAAGATGCTTCTTCGGCTAGTATTTATGGTTCGCGCGCCTCAAATGGTGTAATTATCATTACGACCAAAAAAGGAAAAGAAGGTAAAATGAGAATTAATTTTAGCACTTATACCTCAATATCAGATTATTCAAGAAAACAAGAAGTGCTAAATGCCAATCAATTTGGTCAGGCTTTATGGCAGGCAAATATTAATGACGGATTAAATCCAAACAATAATAATCTGCGCTATCAATTTGATTGGTCAGTAAATAATAATAAACCACAATTAAATAAAGTTTTGGTTCCTGAATATTTAGATGCTAATCAAACATTGAAAGCTTCAAATACTGATTGGTACGATGCAATTTCGCAAACAGGAGTAGCAAATTCTTATGATTTATCGCTTTCTAATGCATCAGACAAAGGAAGTTATGTTTTTTCTTTGGGCTATTATGGAAATGAAGGTGTTGTAAAAACGACTGATTTTGAAAGAATTTCGGCTCGTATGAATGGTTCTTATAAATACTTTGACGGAAAATTGGTTATTGGTGAAAACTTTAGTTTCAACCGTACTAATGAAATTACAGATCCGGGTGTTTTAGATCCGGCGCTTCGTGCTTTGCCAATAATTCCGGTGCATACTGTTGACGGAAAAGGCTGGGGCGGACCTGTTGGCGGAATGAATGACAGACAAAATCCTGTTCGTCTTTTAGAATACAATAAAGACAATAAATACGATTATTTACGTCTTTTTGGAAATATGTATGCCGATTGGGAAGTCATCAAAAACCTTCATATCAAAAGTAGTTTTGGTATTGATTATGGGTTTTATAAAAAACGAACATTACAAAGAAGTTATAAGTCAGGTTATTTGCAAAACGATCAGACATCTGTTACCATTGATCAATCTGTAAGTGATAAATGGACGTGGACAAATACAGCTATTTATAGTTTGAATTTCGGGAAAAGTAATTTGAATTTGATGGCTGGAACAGAGATGTACAAAGATATTTATGACACGACAACTTTGCGTAAAAATGACTTTTTGATCGAAACACCGGATTATATGTATCCGGATGCAGGAACCGGAGAATCGTTTACAAGCGGAACTTCAACAACATATTCATTACTTTCTTATTTTGGAAAAGCTGATTATGAGTTTGGCAATCGATATTTACTTTCGGCTACAATTCGTCGTGATGGATCTTCTCGTTTTGGTAAAAACAATCAATTCGGAACTTTTCCGGCGGTTTCGGCAGGATGGAGAATTAGCAATGAAAATTTCATTAAAAATAATGCGCCTGTTTTCTCTGATTTAAAATTAAGAGCAGGATGGGGACAAACCGGAAATCAGGAAATCAGCAATACTGCCGTTTATAGTTTGTACCTGGCAAGTTATGCAGGCGGAAGCCCAACTTGGGCAACTTCTTATGGGACCGCATATGATATTGCAGGAAACGGAAACGGTTTACTTCCGTCTGGTTTCATCGCAACGCAATCTGGAAACGATGATTTAAAATGGGAAACTACCACACAAACTAATATTGGTTTGGATTTTGGATTGTTCAAACAAAAATTAAGCGGTTCTGTAGATTATTACATCAAAAAAACAGATGATATTTTGGTATTGCCTCCTTATTTAGGCGTAATTGGCGAAGGAGGAAATCGTTGGGTAAACGGTGCTTCAATGCAAAATGAAGGATGGGAATTTACTTTGGGTTATCATGACGAAACTTCTTTTGGATTAAAATATGATATTTCTGCTAATGTTTCATCAAACAAAAATAAGATTACAAAATTGCCGGATGAAGTAAAGAATAATTATGGTGGAGACGGATTAAACGATAATATTTTAGGTCGTCCAATTAATTCCATGTATGGTTATGTTACAGATGGATTATTTAAAAGTCAGAACGAAGTAGACAACTCGGCTATTCAGGAAGGGAAAGGCCTTGGAAGAATTCGTTACAAAGATTTAAATGGAGACGGAAGCATTACAGATAAAGATCGTACTTGGATAGGAAATCCAAATCCGGGTTTACTTTATGGAATTAATTTAGGATTAGGGTATAAAAACTGGGATTTTACAACTTTCTGGGAAGGAGCAAGTAATGTTGATGTCATAAATAATACCAAATACCAAACTGATTTCTGGAGTGTTGACGATGTTGGTTCTAACAAAGGAACACGTTTGCTTAATGCGTGGTCTTTAGACAATCCAAATTTAACTATTCCGGCTCTAACCACAGTAGATAGAAATGCAGAGTCTAGATTTTCAACTTATTATGTAGAAAACGGAAGTTATTTAAAACTTAGAGTTTTGCAATTTGGATACAGTTTACCAAAAGATTTATTGAAAAGAATAAATTTCGACAGCTTTAGATTTTACATCAGCGGACAAAATTTATTGATCATAGATGCTAAAAGTTTTACTGGTGTAGATCCTGAAAATGCAGGATTTGGATATCCACAGCCAACCACTTTTACGGCTGGACTTAATTTTACATTATAA
- a CDS encoding T9SS type A sorting domain-containing protein yields the protein MTKFSKTVLIGDLLLSSIYTYADEGPRDYILTIATGNGKVTDFNLASAENSSFNIFDQNYNLVYARESEITILEISSTISLEGYSSGIYFLEIIENGKATIHRINVEAKKVKAKTVKQIPSLHR from the coding sequence ATGACAAAATTTAGCAAAACAGTCTTAATTGGTGACTTACTACTATCATCAATTTATACTTATGCTGATGAAGGCCCACGTGATTACATTCTGACAATAGCAACCGGAAACGGGAAAGTAACAGACTTTAATCTAGCTAGTGCCGAAAATTCATCTTTTAATATTTTTGATCAAAATTACAATTTAGTTTACGCAAGAGAATCTGAAATAACCATATTAGAAATATCATCAACAATTAGTTTAGAAGGCTATTCCTCTGGAATTTATTTCCTGGAGATAATAGAAAATGGCAAAGCTACAATTCACAGAATCAATGTTGAAGCTAAAAAAGTCAAAGCCAAAACTGTAAAACAGATTCCTTCTTTACACCGTTAA
- a CDS encoding RagB/SusD family nutrient uptake outer membrane protein, which translates to MKKILYITAFLVLGTVVSCSDFLENNPRGVLSEEDIVTPQSIEGFMNAAYAQLGNDHYDSPYSLWPFGNVRSDDAYKGGSGTNDIQDFHFFEVSNNIRPDFGELDSFWYISYVGVSRANKALKALEKISEADYPLKKTRIAEMRFLRGHFYFMLKIMFRNVPYITEDIPVEDYKTISNKALSNEQLWDKIAEDFQAAADNLPEIQPQVGRATQKAAYAYLAKTRLYQAYTQDETFTVTGINQQHLQQVIAATDKVIGKATLEPDFANNFLPGNYENGPESIFSIQFSDNDGTLYGRLNFSDVLSTPQGLGCCDFHKPSQNLVNAFKTGTNGLPEFDTYNDQDFDYKNIDANTVDPRLYHTVAMPGLPYKYDPEFLYVEAWVRSPGTYGYFASLKENVAPTCSCVVNIDPFYGNSKNRIQIRYADVILMRAEALIELGRQAEALPLINQIRERAAQSTGRLPYVNNFKINTYVDGSNCNWTQDFARKALRWERRLELAMEGSRFFDLVRWGVTDEVMNQFYTEEKTKRTYYQDAFFDKNKEEYCPIPLKQINFSQGLYKQNPGY; encoded by the coding sequence ATGAAAAAGATACTATATATAACAGCCTTTTTAGTACTTGGAACTGTTGTTTCCTGTTCTGATTTTCTGGAAAATAATCCTCGCGGCGTTTTATCTGAAGAAGATATTGTAACACCACAATCAATAGAAGGATTTATGAATGCTGCCTACGCACAATTAGGCAATGATCATTATGATTCGCCATACAGTTTATGGCCATTTGGAAATGTACGTTCTGATGATGCGTACAAAGGCGGAAGCGGAACTAATGATATTCAGGATTTTCACTTTTTTGAAGTTTCGAATAATATCAGACCTGATTTTGGAGAATTAGATTCTTTTTGGTACATCAGTTATGTTGGAGTTTCAAGAGCCAATAAAGCTTTGAAAGCATTAGAAAAAATTTCAGAAGCAGACTATCCGTTGAAAAAAACTCGTATAGCCGAAATGCGCTTTTTAAGAGGACATTTTTATTTTATGCTGAAAATTATGTTTAGAAATGTTCCTTATATCACCGAGGATATTCCGGTTGAGGATTATAAAACCATTTCGAACAAAGCATTATCAAACGAACAGCTTTGGGATAAAATAGCAGAAGATTTTCAGGCTGCAGCCGATAATTTACCAGAAATACAACCGCAAGTAGGACGCGCAACTCAAAAAGCAGCTTATGCATATCTGGCAAAAACTCGTTTGTATCAGGCTTATACGCAAGATGAAACATTTACCGTTACAGGAATCAATCAGCAACATTTGCAACAAGTAATTGCAGCGACAGATAAAGTAATTGGAAAAGCAACTTTGGAACCTGATTTTGCAAATAACTTTTTACCTGGAAATTATGAGAATGGTCCGGAATCTATTTTTTCAATTCAGTTTTCAGACAATGATGGAACTTTATACGGAAGATTGAATTTCTCAGATGTGTTATCTACGCCTCAAGGTTTAGGATGTTGTGATTTTCATAAACCAAGTCAAAACTTAGTAAATGCTTTTAAAACCGGAACCAACGGTTTACCTGAATTTGATACGTATAACGATCAGGATTTTGATTATAAAAACATAGATGCAAACACAGTTGATCCTAGATTATACCATACTGTTGCAATGCCGGGACTTCCGTATAAATATGATCCTGAATTTTTGTACGTAGAAGCTTGGGTAAGATCTCCTGGAACTTATGGCTATTTTGCTTCATTAAAAGAAAACGTTGCGCCTACTTGTAGTTGCGTAGTTAATATTGATCCATTTTATGGAAACTCAAAAAACAGAATTCAAATTCGTTATGCTGATGTGATTCTAATGCGTGCCGAAGCCTTAATTGAATTAGGAAGACAAGCCGAAGCATTGCCATTAATCAATCAAATCAGGGAAAGAGCCGCTCAAAGTACAGGGAGACTTCCGTATGTAAACAATTTCAAAATTAATACTTATGTAGATGGAAGCAATTGCAACTGGACACAGGATTTTGCCCGTAAAGCTTTGCGTTGGGAACGTCGTTTGGAATTGGCTATGGAAGGAAGCCGCTTTTTTGACCTTGTTCGTTGGGGAGTTACAGACGAAGTGATGAATCAGTTTTATACCGAAGAAAAAACGAAACGTACCTATTATCAAGATGCCTTTTTTGATAAAAATAAAGAAGAGTATTGTCCGATTCCGTTGAAACAAATTAATTTCAGTCAGGGATTATACAAGCAAAATCCAGGTTATTAA
- a CDS encoding substrate-binding domain-containing protein, with translation MYQFVKYTLMLLLVSLSLISCKQKQGNKIKVGFSQAMTTDDWRKQMNSSIKIEASLRPEVDLKISDANNNVEKQIEDIERFISNKVDVIIVSPIQSKPLTAVVEKSIRAGIPVLVVDRKIEGEKYTAYLGADNIEIGRIAGRYIVSHSKGSGKIIEITGANGSSPAYERSLGFEQIINENKRFKVENIIHGNWEGESVKEPLKAILLQNPDAEYIFAHNDRMALSAWETAKTLGLEKKIKFIGVDGLNTVNGGIELVKSGVLDGTILYPTGGNEALKLALKMYNKEAIAKNNILNTIVIDKNNAEIIENQMDKVDQQQTVIESQQGAIKVQEREYASQNNLVRLLSFFLVIILSLTIYSIYSTISISRKKKQLESINQTVIDQNNEIQEMAKMAQRSNEAKLNFFTGLSHEFKTPITLIMSYVESLIENEKIKGTALIDEVKLIHKNSNRLLRLINQLLDFRKIEEQKFTLRASNTKLYDFTNEVMTNFKGEASRRNIDFQLICKNKSLELFIDRGLMDKVYFNLLSNAFKFTPDNGKITISIVENQDNTVKISFKDSGIGIPENELSNVFNPFFRASNNNKNSSGIGLHLSKEFVLLHQGTIELKSKQGSEFVITLLKGNSHLQPSEMINKAENLNIAANLITDNLDIESDLNEVNVISDTEKHTLLVIEDNIDLVTFLKNKLSNEYVVYTSDGSDAIEKAMEIIPDIIICDINLVDKDGYEISKELKKDLRSSHIPIIILTAQSNKESVLKGLQSGVDQYLTKPFSLSILKQSISSLLFNREKLRYYYTNNIYRVEPESKFGNQEQSFITKMNEIIKKNVENPKFSVEDLADKLGVSRVQLYRKVKAIIGINISDHINNVKLEKAAELLKSNEMNISEIAYSLGFSSPNYFSTAFKNKFGISPKEYKSSN, from the coding sequence ATGTATCAATTTGTAAAATATACTTTGATGCTTTTGTTAGTATCATTAAGTTTAATTTCCTGTAAACAAAAACAGGGAAATAAAATTAAAGTTGGATTTTCTCAAGCTATGACTACTGATGATTGGCGCAAACAGATGAACAGCTCCATAAAAATTGAAGCTTCATTGCGTCCGGAAGTAGATCTAAAGATTAGCGATGCCAATAATAATGTAGAGAAACAAATCGAGGATATAGAAAGGTTCATTTCTAATAAAGTAGATGTTATTATTGTATCTCCAATTCAATCTAAACCTTTAACTGCCGTTGTAGAGAAATCTATTAGAGCCGGAATTCCGGTTTTGGTAGTAGATAGAAAAATTGAAGGAGAAAAATATACTGCTTATCTGGGAGCAGATAATATTGAAATTGGAAGAATTGCTGGCAGATATATCGTTTCACATAGTAAAGGTTCCGGTAAAATTATTGAAATTACCGGAGCAAATGGTTCATCTCCTGCATATGAGCGAAGTCTTGGTTTTGAACAGATTATCAATGAAAATAAGCGTTTCAAAGTCGAGAATATTATTCATGGCAATTGGGAAGGAGAATCTGTAAAAGAACCTTTGAAAGCAATCCTTTTGCAAAATCCTGATGCTGAATACATTTTTGCTCATAACGACCGAATGGCTTTAAGTGCCTGGGAAACGGCTAAAACTCTGGGATTAGAAAAGAAAATTAAATTTATTGGAGTTGATGGCTTAAATACCGTGAATGGTGGAATTGAATTGGTGAAAAGTGGCGTTCTTGACGGAACTATTTTATATCCAACAGGCGGAAACGAAGCTTTGAAATTGGCTTTGAAAATGTACAATAAAGAGGCAATTGCTAAAAATAACATTCTAAATACCATTGTAATAGATAAGAATAATGCTGAGATTATCGAAAATCAAATGGATAAAGTCGATCAGCAACAAACCGTTATTGAGTCACAGCAAGGAGCTATAAAAGTGCAGGAAAGAGAATATGCCTCACAGAATAATCTGGTTCGATTATTGAGTTTTTTCTTAGTGATTATTCTGAGTTTGACTATTTACAGTATTTATTCGACTATTTCTATTTCAAGAAAGAAAAAACAGCTCGAAAGTATTAATCAAACGGTAATTGATCAGAATAATGAAATTCAGGAAATGGCAAAAATGGCTCAAAGAAGTAATGAAGCCAAATTGAATTTCTTTACCGGACTTTCGCACGAATTTAAAACACCCATAACTTTGATTATGAGTTATGTAGAATCATTAATTGAAAATGAAAAAATTAAAGGAACTGCGCTTATAGATGAGGTAAAATTAATTCATAAAAACTCGAACAGATTACTCCGATTAATAAATCAGTTGCTGGACTTTAGAAAAATTGAAGAACAAAAATTCACATTAAGAGCTTCAAATACTAAACTCTATGATTTTACAAACGAAGTAATGACCAATTTTAAAGGTGAAGCTTCCCGTAGAAATATTGATTTTCAGCTAATTTGCAAAAATAAAAGCCTGGAATTATTTATTGATAGAGGATTGATGGATAAAGTTTATTTTAATTTGCTTTCTAATGCCTTCAAGTTTACGCCTGATAATGGAAAAATTACCATTTCGATTGTCGAAAATCAGGACAATACCGTTAAAATTAGTTTTAAAGATTCCGGAATTGGAATTCCAGAAAATGAACTTTCAAATGTTTTCAATCCTTTTTTCAGAGCTTCAAACAATAATAAAAACAGTTCGGGAATTGGGCTTCATTTATCTAAAGAATTCGTGCTTTTGCATCAGGGGACAATCGAATTAAAATCGAAACAAGGAAGTGAATTTGTGATTACTTTATTAAAAGGAAACAGTCATTTACAGCCTTCTGAAATGATTAATAAAGCGGAGAATTTAAATATAGCGGCAAATTTAATCACGGATAATTTAGATATAGAATCAGATTTAAATGAAGTAAATGTAATTTCTGATACTGAAAAACATACTCTTTTGGTTATAGAAGATAATATAGATTTGGTTACCTTTTTAAAAAACAAATTATCAAACGAATATGTCGTTTATACTTCTGACGGAAGCGATGCTATTGAAAAAGCAATGGAGATTATTCCTGATATTATCATTTGCGATATTAATTTGGTAGATAAAGACGGTTATGAAATTAGTAAAGAACTGAAAAAAGACTTACGCTCTTCGCATATTCCAATTATTATTCTGACAGCGCAAAGCAATAAAGAATCCGTCCTGAAAGGATTGCAAAGCGGAGTAGATCAATATCTTACAAAACCTTTTAGTTTGTCTATTTTGAAACAATCCATTTCTAGTTTACTTTTCAACAGAGAAAAGCTTCGTTATTATTATACCAATAATATTTATCGTGTCGAACCGGAATCTAAATTTGGCAACCAGGAACAATCATTTATTACCAAAATGAATGAGATTATTAAGAAAAATGTCGAAAACCCTAAGTTTTCTGTTGAAGATCTAGCCGATAAATTAGGCGTTTCAAGAGTTCAGTTGTATCGAAAGGTAAAAGCAATCATTGGAATTAACATTAGCGATCACATCAATAATGTAAAATTAGAGAAAGCAGCAGAGCTTTTGAAGTCAAATGAGATGAATATTTCTGAAATTGCTTACTCACTTGGATTCTCTTCTCCAAATTATTTTTCTACAGCTTTTAAGAATAAATTTGGAATTTCACCAAAGGAATACAAATCATCAAATTAG
- a CDS encoding sugar porter family MFS transporter, translated as MNKILIWSVTAALAGFLFGFDTVVISGADKQLQLLWHSSDAFHGSVVMAMALWGTVVGAIFGGIPTNKIGRKKTLFWIGILYFISAIGAAFANDPYIFAAFRFIGGLGVGASTIAAPAYVSEIAPADKRGRLVALYQFNIVLGILIAFISNYFLKDIGENAWRWMVGVQAIPSFIYILFILTIPESPRWLLSKNRDEEARKVLFKIDPTADLKDIMDDSRENGVTKHENIFMKKYRFPLILAFLIAFFNQFSGINAFLYYAPRIFEEAGLGQNTALLSSIGIGITNLIFTLIGVALIDKLGRKLLMYIGSVGYIISLGLVSASFYYNWGGLSVPVFLFLFIASHAIGQGAVIWVFISEIFPNHIRASGQAFGSSVHWVLAAIIPSLIPMLFSEIGPDVVFLIFTLMMVLQLLFVAFMMPETKGISLEVLSENLTKKNIKKNEIKETSTAGIL; from the coding sequence ATGAATAAGATATTGATTTGGTCTGTTACTGCTGCACTGGCAGGTTTTCTATTCGGTTTTGATACCGTAGTTATTTCTGGAGCTGATAAACAATTGCAGCTTCTTTGGCATTCTTCTGATGCTTTTCATGGATCCGTTGTTATGGCAATGGCACTTTGGGGAACTGTTGTAGGTGCTATTTTTGGAGGAATCCCAACCAATAAAATAGGTCGTAAAAAGACTTTATTCTGGATTGGAATTTTATATTTCATTTCAGCTATTGGTGCCGCTTTTGCAAATGACCCTTATATTTTTGCTGCTTTTAGATTTATTGGTGGTTTAGGTGTTGGAGCTTCAACAATCGCTGCTCCCGCTTATGTTTCAGAAATTGCTCCTGCAGACAAACGTGGCCGACTTGTAGCTTTGTACCAGTTTAATATTGTATTGGGAATTTTAATTGCTTTTATATCGAATTACTTTTTAAAAGATATTGGCGAAAATGCGTGGCGCTGGATGGTAGGAGTACAGGCAATTCCATCGTTTATTTATATTCTGTTTATATTGACAATTCCTGAAAGCCCAAGATGGTTATTGTCTAAGAATCGTGATGAAGAAGCGCGTAAAGTATTGTTCAAGATAGATCCAACTGCAGATCTTAAAGATATTATGGATGATTCCAGAGAAAATGGTGTTACTAAACATGAAAATATCTTCATGAAAAAATATCGTTTCCCTTTAATTCTGGCATTTTTAATTGCATTTTTCAATCAGTTTTCAGGAATCAATGCCTTTTTATATTACGCACCAAGAATTTTTGAAGAAGCTGGCTTAGGACAAAATACAGCTTTATTGAGCAGTATCGGAATCGGAATTACAAATCTTATATTTACTTTAATCGGAGTGGCATTAATTGACAAATTAGGAAGAAAGTTGTTAATGTACATTGGTTCAGTCGGATATATTATTTCTCTGGGATTAGTTTCTGCTTCTTTTTATTACAATTGGGGAGGATTATCGGTTCCTGTTTTCCTTTTCTTATTTATCGCTTCACATGCGATTGGTCAGGGAGCAGTTATTTGGGTTTTCATCTCAGAGATTTTCCCAAATCATATTCGTGCTTCCGGACAAGCCTTTGGAAGTTCAGTACATTGGGTTTTGGCAGCCATAATTCCATCTTTAATTCCAATGTTATTCTCAGAAATTGGACCAGATGTCGTATTCTTAATTTTTACATTGATGATGGTATTGCAATTGCTGTTTGTAGCTTTTATGATGCCGGAAACTAAAGGAATTTCTTTAGAAGTATTGAGTGAAAATCTAACCAAAAAAAATATCAAAAAAAATGAAATCAAAGAAACATCTACCGCTGGCATTTTATAG